The following proteins are encoded in a genomic region of Flavobacteriales bacterium:
- a CDS encoding ABC transporter permease — translation MMLLKLAYRNLWRNKRRTYITIASVLFAVFFAVILRSMQLGVYELMIENVVGYYSGYVQVHKKGYWDEQTIDNVIYYSDSLSVEIESRGEVQHVLPRLEGFVLAATQELTKGSIVNGIDPTKEGGMLQLQEKLSDGKVFELNDRSVMLGEGLAEYFRLSTGDTIVMLGQGYHGISARGKYPVAGIVKLNSPLLNDNLIFMPLPEAQWFYGAEGMVTSYVLDMNYNDNVPKFTRSLEAQMDTSKYELMAWQEMMPELVQAIQADSAGGQIMLFILYMVITFGMFGTVLMMTAERHYEFGVLISIGMKRWQLAITVLYETIMISLIGVASGLIAALPIVLYFHNNPLDLGGRTAETVEDYGFEAVMPASLDPSISITHATIILVISIIITIYPMIVLSRLKPVKAMHV, via the coding sequence ATGATGCTTTTAAAGCTGGCATATCGCAATCTTTGGCGAAATAAGCGCCGTACGTATATCACGATCGCTTCGGTACTGTTTGCGGTTTTTTTCGCCGTGATCCTGCGGAGCATGCAGCTTGGAGTGTACGAGCTTATGATCGAGAATGTGGTAGGCTACTACAGCGGCTATGTTCAAGTTCACAAAAAGGGATACTGGGACGAGCAAACGATCGACAACGTCATTTACTACTCGGACTCCCTTTCCGTTGAAATTGAATCTAGAGGAGAGGTACAGCACGTTTTACCGAGACTCGAAGGTTTTGTGTTAGCAGCGACCCAAGAGTTGACCAAAGGCTCCATAGTCAACGGTATCGACCCCACCAAGGAGGGCGGAATGCTTCAGCTGCAGGAGAAGTTGTCGGACGGAAAAGTATTTGAGTTAAACGACCGAAGCGTAATGCTCGGAGAGGGTTTGGCCGAATATTTCCGGTTATCGACAGGAGACACCATCGTTATGTTGGGCCAAGGATATCATGGAATATCGGCCCGAGGCAAGTACCCCGTTGCGGGAATCGTAAAACTGAACTCCCCCCTACTCAATGACAACCTGATCTTTATGCCGTTGCCGGAAGCGCAATGGTTTTATGGTGCCGAAGGCATGGTCACGAGCTATGTATTGGACATGAACTACAACGACAACGTACCCAAGTTCACTCGTAGTTTGGAAGCTCAGATGGACACCTCCAAATACGAATTGATGGCTTGGCAGGAAATGATGCCTGAATTGGTTCAGGCCATTCAGGCCGATAGCGCGGGCGGACAAATCATGCTGTTCATTCTATACATGGTGATCACCTTTGGCATGTTCGGAACGGTACTTATGATGACGGCTGAACGCCACTACGAGTTCGGGGTACTCATAAGCATCGGCATGAAGCGGTGGCAATTGGCCATTACCGTTCTATACGAAACGATCATGATCAGCTTGATCGGGGTTGCTTCCGGACTTATTGCGGCATTGCCGATCGTATTGTACTTCCACAACAACCCGCTCGATCTCGGAGGTCGAACCGCGGAGACGGTTGAAGATTACGGCTTCGAAGCCGTTATGCCCGCAAGTTTGGATCCGTCGATTAGCATCACACATGCGACTATTATACTGGTCATTAGCATCATCATCACCATTTACCCAATGATCGTTTTGTCTCGACTGAAACCGGTCAAGGCCATGCACGTTTAA